From Streptomyces sp. GSL17-111, one genomic window encodes:
- a CDS encoding amino acid ABC transporter ATP-binding protein, with translation MVKAEQVHKSFGHTEVLKGIDLEVAAQEVFCLVGPSGSGKSTFLRCINHLEKINAGRLYVDGRLVGYRQKGDRLYELREREVAEQRKDIGMVFQRFNLFPHMTALQNVMEAPVQVKGESRAVARERAERLLERVGLADRMRNYPAQLSGGQQQRVAIARALAMEPKLMLFDEPTSALDPELVGEVLDVMRGLAEDGMTMIVVTHEMGFAREVGDSIVFMDDGVVVESGNPRDVLTNPQHERTQAFLSKVL, from the coding sequence ATGGTGAAGGCCGAGCAGGTGCACAAGTCCTTCGGCCACACCGAGGTGCTCAAGGGCATCGATCTGGAGGTGGCGGCACAGGAGGTGTTCTGCCTCGTCGGCCCGTCCGGCTCGGGCAAGTCGACCTTCCTGCGGTGCATCAACCACCTGGAGAAGATCAACGCCGGCCGGCTGTACGTCGACGGGCGGCTCGTCGGCTACCGGCAGAAGGGCGACCGACTCTACGAGCTACGGGAACGTGAGGTGGCCGAGCAGCGCAAGGACATCGGCATGGTGTTCCAGCGCTTCAACCTCTTCCCGCACATGACGGCGCTGCAGAACGTCATGGAGGCACCCGTCCAGGTCAAGGGCGAGTCCAGGGCCGTGGCCCGGGAACGGGCGGAGCGGCTGCTGGAACGGGTGGGCCTCGCCGACCGGATGAGGAACTACCCGGCCCAGCTCTCCGGCGGCCAGCAGCAGCGCGTCGCCATCGCGCGGGCGCTCGCCATGGAGCCCAAGCTGATGCTCTTCGACGAGCCCACCTCGGCGCTCGACCCGGAGCTGGTCGGCGAGGTGCTGGACGTCATGCGCGGCCTCGCCGAGGACGGCATGACGATGATCGTCGTGACCCACGAGATGGGCTTCGCCCGCGAGGTCGGCGACTCCATCGTGTTCATGGACGACGGCGTCGTCGTCGAGTCCGGGAACCCGCGGGATGTCCTCACCAACCCGCAGCACGAGCGCACGCAGGCCTTCCTCTCGAAGGTCCTGTAA
- a CDS encoding amino acid ABC transporter permease codes for MTKTDTLPTEETATADLPPAAIKAIPVRHWGRWVGAALVLAALAAIALAFVNGDIAWGVVGERLTDGTFFWPAWETLKISVYAMLIGVVLGTLLAVMRLSSNPVLSAVSYAYIWFFRGTPVIVQLLLWFNLSAVFTYVDLGPLYKNEMNDVMTPFVAALLALGLNEAAYMAEISRAGIQSVDHGQTEAAHALGMSGSKTMRRIVLPQAMRVIIPPTGNEYINMLKTSSLAFAIGYGELFYVAKNVGTTDYSVMEMYLVVSVWYLGLTTIFNVGQYYLERHYSKGADRALPPTPLQRIRGQLTAFRTPSKVGGTTV; via the coding sequence CTGACCAAGACCGACACGCTCCCGACGGAGGAGACGGCCACCGCCGACCTCCCCCCGGCCGCCATCAAGGCCATCCCCGTGCGCCACTGGGGCCGGTGGGTCGGGGCCGCCCTCGTCCTCGCCGCCCTCGCCGCGATCGCCCTCGCCTTCGTCAACGGCGACATCGCCTGGGGCGTCGTCGGCGAACGTCTGACGGACGGCACGTTCTTCTGGCCCGCGTGGGAGACGCTGAAGATCAGCGTCTACGCGATGCTCATCGGCGTGGTGCTGGGAACGCTGCTGGCCGTCATGCGGCTGTCCTCGAACCCGGTGCTGTCCGCGGTCTCCTACGCGTACATCTGGTTCTTCCGCGGCACCCCGGTGATCGTCCAGCTGCTGCTCTGGTTCAACCTGTCGGCGGTCTTCACGTACGTCGACCTGGGACCGCTCTACAAGAACGAGATGAACGACGTCATGACGCCGTTCGTCGCCGCCCTGCTCGCCCTCGGACTCAACGAGGCCGCGTACATGGCGGAGATCAGCCGTGCCGGAATCCAGTCCGTCGACCACGGTCAGACGGAGGCCGCGCACGCCCTCGGCATGAGCGGCTCCAAGACGATGCGCCGGATCGTGCTGCCCCAGGCGATGCGCGTCATCATCCCGCCGACGGGCAACGAGTACATCAACATGCTCAAGACCTCGTCGCTGGCGTTCGCCATCGGCTACGGGGAGCTGTTCTACGTCGCCAAGAACGTGGGGACCACGGACTACAGCGTGATGGAGATGTACCTCGTCGTCTCCGTCTGGTACCTGGGCCTGACGACCATCTTCAACGTCGGCCAGTACTACCTGGAGCGGCACTACTCCAAGGGCGCCGACCGCGCCCTGCCGCCCACCCCGCTGCAGCGCATCCGGGGCCAGCTGACCGCCTTCCGCACGCCGAGCAAGGTGGGAGGCACCACCGTATGA
- a CDS encoding ABC transporter substrate-binding protein produces MTARITRRPSARRRLAAAGAIAVTGALILTGCGDQTDNADSGDEGKKETTSSEAPLFDQLPKDIQDAGVINVGSDIAYPPIEFIEGEEIKGIDPDLAEAMSKQLGVELKFQDAAFDQLIIGLNDSKRYDIVMSAMTDTKERQDGAAEDAEGGVDFVDYFQAGSALLVEKGNPEKIETLDDLCGLGVAAQRGTANEALLEAQIEKCGDDKIEPFIADKDTDSVTQLQNGRVQAVITDYPVAIYTEKTAGGGDRFEVVGEQIDAAPYGIAVNKQNTELRDAVQQALQAIMDNGEYAEVLKEWGAEEGALEKATVNAGK; encoded by the coding sequence ATGACCGCACGCATCACCCGCCGTCCGTCCGCGCGCCGTCGTCTCGCCGCGGCCGGAGCCATCGCGGTCACGGGGGCCCTGATACTGACCGGCTGCGGCGACCAGACCGACAATGCGGACAGCGGCGACGAGGGCAAGAAGGAGACCACCTCCTCCGAGGCCCCGCTCTTCGACCAGCTGCCCAAGGACATCCAGGACGCCGGTGTCATCAACGTCGGCTCGGACATCGCCTACCCGCCCATCGAGTTCATCGAGGGCGAGGAGATCAAGGGCATCGACCCCGATCTCGCCGAGGCCATGAGCAAGCAGCTCGGCGTCGAGCTGAAGTTCCAGGACGCCGCCTTCGACCAGCTGATCATCGGCCTGAACGACTCCAAGCGCTACGACATCGTCATGTCGGCGATGACCGACACCAAGGAGCGCCAGGACGGCGCGGCCGAGGACGCCGAGGGCGGGGTCGACTTCGTCGACTACTTCCAGGCCGGTTCGGCGCTGCTCGTCGAGAAGGGCAACCCGGAGAAGATCGAGACCCTCGACGACCTCTGCGGCCTCGGGGTCGCCGCCCAGCGCGGCACGGCCAACGAAGCGCTGCTGGAGGCGCAGATCGAGAAGTGCGGTGACGACAAGATCGAGCCGTTCATCGCCGACAAGGACACCGACTCCGTCACCCAGCTCCAGAACGGCCGCGTCCAGGCCGTCATCACCGACTACCCGGTGGCCATCTACACCGAGAAGACCGCCGGCGGCGGCGACCGCTTCGAGGTCGTCGGCGAGCAGATCGACGCGGCCCCCTACGGCATCGCCGTCAACAAGCAGAACACCGAGCTGCGCGACGCCGTCCAGCAGGCCCTCCAGGCGATCATGGACAACGGTGAGTACGCGGAGGTGCTGAAGGAGTGGGGCGCCGAGGAAGGCGCGCTGGAGAAGGCCACCGTCAACGCGGGCAAGTGA